CCTTGGCGAACGGAGCCACGGAGGCGGTGAATAACCCTTTAACCACCAATAAATCACCAAAATAGAGCGTGGCCTACAAACTGCAAAAATGGTCAGTCACTTTTATGTAAGTTTGGATTTTTTCCTCGCAACTGTAATATACAAAACGTCGAATGAAACAGGTAATTGATCATTACAAATTCGATTTACGACACTTGCTTCATAGATCATTTTTATCAAGTATGTACTCACAAATGTAtagaaaaactatttattttcagtCCTATAAACAGACTGTACCATGGCTCAGAATTATTTGCAGCCTCGACCTTAATACTAATTTGGTAGATGAACTACTTTTACAAATCCACTACCTTAAtgactttttcaaaaattaagaCTACGATGAGCAGCTATAGTAaggctgaaacaaaaaaaaatgataacttcatatatatttaaaagattgtcgcagtatatttaaaagatataaGTATAATCTATTGTAGAaaagaaaatttacaaaaactaaAGAAGTTAATAGACTAAAAATAAGGAAACTACCTTGTATCGTCCAGTGGTTTTcattttaccacagaacagagGATCCTGGCCTGTTATCGCTGAGAATTACAATTGAGACATTCTCAGTACCAAGACGGAGTTAGCAAATTGTGGTTATTAAAATTAGTGATTCAAAGAGCAAATAACAGCCGCTCCTGAGCGGTGGTTATGTACCGAAAATTAATCTTTGAACCCACACTAGAGCAGTTTGGGAGGGTCTACGTTCTTAATATCTCTATTCTCCCTCTTTGACAGTGAGTTATGGTATTATTAGTAAGATTTAGTACctagtttatgtttatttttattatctatatgttcttaagtatttatgtatgattgagcatatattagtttattattttatatttatttatcttatttgtacaattttgtttatgtatttgtatttagctatttgaatgtaggtttataataattttacacaacctgtccgctctcgctcatcttgtcctaagccaaaggttgcctggcagagatctctACTAAACGATAAGtacgccttttgtattctacttctgtctttgtatttctattgttcttttatttttctaactttgtgtacaaataaagagtaaaataataattattattattagtctaaGGTTATAGCTTACCGCAGAACTACTGATGCCTGGGGTAGTAGGGCGGCGGGTACCGTTCCATAGCGTAGTGGCTGGGCTGATGTACGGGAggcggcgcgggcgcagcgGTCGGCGCGAACGAGACGGGCGGCGGGGGCGCGGGCGGCATCACAAGTGGAACGTGTGCTCGCATTGCCTGGCTGTCTTGAGCCATTTGCATACCTGctgattaaaatattgaatatttagtACTTTCTACACTTACGGTAAACCGGTGATAGCCTCGTGGTAAGTATTGTGAAAATACAGCTTAATTTGGTCTTagatactccgcgaaaaacagaagaatctgtatggtgtaatttataatttcttcaatcttaaaACTAGTCGCAAAACAGATCTTGTGAACGTTACGTtccgcacgtttcgctccgaaaccggagcatcctcagaagatgtttactttacaatgaataattgttaagttaagtCAATATCATGGAATTGCTCATAGTAACACCGGTCTTCTATCCTAtagtggcagtggcgtgcattgcatatatgcaaataagcagtgcataccctaccctcagggtcttaaagaaccttcagataggaccattaaagttttgtaattaaaaaaacactaagtaaaaaatatatgaaagcgccatctagtaatgagcggccaaacttctaggtcaattgtcgctagacaggcgacagcgcaaccaacGCTCGCAAGGCGTAGGTATagcttacaaaataaaatcttctacttcgtattttaattattaaccgtaaatgctaaacatttaccttttaaaacacgtaaatatacctatattattatttaaatctcaatttatcgattgcagggtaaatcaattattatgaatcaatcgacatatgacgccctctactgttgcatagaaatatcaaataaaataagcacgcccaaagaaagaatcgttctgctagatgtgtgcgtgcaagttagtagtgtgtgtcgtgtaatgttataatcgtgcgcttgtacttacaagattagcatcggttcacacaagaacagtttcattcataaattctttaagTATGGGtttctataagcactgcttacggaagtggataatcaattacgtgtttgatttttttatgaaagtattccagcagggctagcatgggcgggggacacttctccacggggaaaggatataacgtttatcccctcacgcatttatatccaccccccgagcatgggcacacgggtggacaatatatccacggtggatataataggggaaagacgaacccccggtaaatgtcacaaattaattattctaatctgtgctcatggttttgacaaataaatatttcgttttctgttttgttttagttgtctaagttttttattgttttttttatctataaatgttcctcgtctgcggctgtttgtttatattatttattctggatttttcaaagtggtataaaacctacctttcgagaaaataaaatgagtgctaaaaagtaagtcttcttttataaaatgtttgaaaaagtgactacctattgatttagaagcgtacctaatgaatgaatgttttacagtgaaagtaaacagagacgttaatcatcaagatccaatcctgtttacatatcaaattattgatcttgtactattttatttaaagttgtgcttgcctttttctatggcccattagttgacaaatttgtgtttattcagatcaagaagtaataaaatacaattgcaaatgttggtagatttcatgccaacccacaaccaccttgccactggggaattcacaggaactcttaggagccaaaagggcagactcccagtggcaaatcttagtcattactgaaggagcatgggccagacgggacggtcaatcattggaaacagttaagtcaattttgcggtaaagtaagcaagtgcaaaaaatttaaattatttattagtgttgttggcatcaaacaagtcttgcataatttttcttttatttgcagacgtggcaggacattaaaaaagctgcaacagcacggggacgcagcaccacaggcaacatatacatagtatacatgttgctgtaaagtcaaccaagtgaagaatttatttattttccagagtaggtatagatggaagaatgtaggatgctcatttatcacacaaaaataaattaaaaaggatgaaaaggttaatttagaaattttattaattaaaatatgtatttataaatctttctcttttttgtcgagcaactgttaacaatcttgtttgatccatatttgatgaccgatgtcgttcttcgctcgtatttacaaaatttactgtcatttgctccattagagttctgaaatatacaaattatattatgctcaatactgttgacccaaattagtagggcaaattgtatgtgaaaatgcaggatcaatgatttataaggaaccattattataagatataattttataatattaccaaacattaatgtgcccaataataataagttatgggaacttaaatattatttaaagtatatatttacaatacacgcctataatgatgcataatattataaagtgttatgcaggcatatataagtggagatgctttttcgggactgtaatgaagcacccagtcaatccccaagctgcgaaatgtgtctttgaggtacctattggccctttccacacagtttcttacttggcagtgccagtttgtgtacttctctgcagaactatttggtgcagcttctaaatccggagtcatcatccaaggccctagagcatagcctgagtccccaataaattctactttgttatttaaacatgtaaattaattcctacttgttttgctttttcagattttctccaagattttaataaaatgttgaatagaaatatatgcacaatcctTGTAACATTGTAATTTCGACGTGATGACTaacccatgcccatgttaaataatttatcagacatttttttttgtattttcttatatttcattactaaatacagtatctactgccaagtttttgtactaattcctcaaataaacaatttttttataatgagacattgttttttgtatattcatataaataatttaccagactagtcgtatacaacatatgcagcagaatcctaggcatgtaatttctaggtaattatgaggagtataatataatgatataggtaggtgtgtaactttttttgatttgcattgtttcccttttatactagtaaatggcaacaataagtaaagttttgaaagtttgcacattttatttaaaacatacataagatgtagtactgtccgattctactttcatacagctgtatcttttcatattttactttagagttaataaatatgaattggtcatggacacacaccacaatctgtaaaacatattttaaaattattaacttacttgattgtttaagtttttgataaactctagatctaaataatttgtctttaccagttgaacatctatcgtggatctccagagtctgttcccgggaataatatctactttggcattagtctaaaatgaaatgaaaaataattaaagtacctagcattgaatatctttgctatgtacttatactgaagtactaagtactgactaataattttattattaaagtaagtatatctatatttgatgaggggatgtctgccattgccagacgggtgatcagtcctatgtaaggaccattccaccctattccccatgtttgagacacaggttttactggtgtcccggcagggtcccccctgaaacctaccagtctctgtggtgaacctaacaatatcccctaaggtgaggtttgctaggtcttcttcacttattctatccttaccttgtagttcccatcttaccaacacgtacaaggggcactcggctataaagtgaaaactagttatcacatcactgcactttgaacaggatgggatttatatttactaatgagaattattaggaagtaagtacctatatatactcacatactgacaatagctccagtaatttgggtcagttatttgctgactgtggtttgagcaacagccatggtcttgacctgtccccgctgataactaccgtccgctaaaagccttaaagatgtgagaacctagacaaaaagtgattagccatgcttttttttaaacctatgttcatatatagatgatgtctttgcacaaggtgattttaggtacttaataacaacttacttttatgtgcactggtagtccatcgacagcatttagtggttagtgcctctttaaggtcctcgcacgagtacagcacataatttttacccatccgaaacaagtgttggaactctgcatcgggaaattcgaacggattactggcgtcacgtatagatcgccggtgtaattttcgttcagatttctccatttcacttgaataataagagccccagaaagcacgagacatgtttttttcgactttaattcgttaacaggattttaaacccacgtctaaggacggggataaaattgtctctttcaaatgtcaaaaaaggatagtctttcccctttcatttcttcccatgctatgggcgggggatatatatccacgagaaatgtcaaacggggataaatttatcctctcccctgttgccgtgctctggcaaggggaaaagataattatatcccttgatagaggatataatcgggggatataatttatatctcctgcccgtgctagccctgcaggaattattggaaagtgcaatattatcattagcatattcaatcgccattattgtttaccttcgaacaatgctctatggcgttggtgataaataaacggttaaagtgcataaattcagcaacttataaaagtttgagtagtgatagtttaatgtgttaacgttattttatagtttattcattcattttataatgaaagcatattcgtgcggtctttgtttgggttcagtgtgcctggaaaaagtacttagagacaactttaatttctatccctatatcgtaaaattagaaatcattcgcaaaggaagatgtgtaccaatgttacaaatatccgcAAAAAAGATGATAAAGTAAAAcgtatgttaaataataaatattacgaaaactattcttgactaagcggctttgtacacaccaatcgattattttgctttccttttgttttattgtccaatatacgtaaagtgtggaatgataaaggatattgtgatattaataattttcatcaagacgctaaagacatgttggaaaaaaatattatcatcttcagtGTCTTCAGAAAATGCTGCCCAATGGTatatcataattttgtgacgtaaatcagggtatgtacttttattcaattagcagtagatagacgatagtattaaattaatcaaaaatataactttcgtaaagtaatttgattataaaccgacatatctaaaatataaattttactttatgtttgtgctgaactccttatgcataccctgggtccaagggctatgcacgccactgtatagtGGTAAGTACTTCGGCGGCTTAAATTTCGGGGAGCCGAGcgcgaatcccagaacgcattCATACACTAACTTTTCTacgcttcaaaggtgaaggaaaacaatgtTATAAAATTCGTGTGAAGCTCACCTgtccacactgggccagagtgATGAGCTACGGCCTATACCTTTCCATTATGACCCATGCACTATAGCGGGCCGGTAAcgagtttatatgatgatgtgATGTAGTGATAGATCGGTGGGTAAGACTTtggcttcaatttcggggggaccgagttcgatccccgccactaacttttcggagtaatgtgcgctTTTACTAAACATTGCTCTTTATgaacgaaaagtggatataaacaaatCGTGGTTGCtgtacgattgatgaatttcttaacgacaaggctccTTGGAAGAAGGATGCTTCACTCTCATCTATCAAAATACGTAAAATTCTATAGATTGTGAACTGTAAAATGAGTGtcgaaaaagagcaatctgctgtcTTTCTTGCCTGCTCTTTTTGGTAGTGATTCTAACTGGtattagagtcactacaacagGCTGATCTGTTgtgtttcagaagtgcttataaactatgcctacttgaaacaaataaattttaaagtttttaatttaagcaattagatATACTTCGACgttgtaggaaaacatcgtaaggaaacctgcatgcctgagagttctccataattttctcaagggagtgtgaagtctaccaatccaaaaTGAGCCAGCCTGGTGGTCTGTGTTACTAGTCTGTCTTACTAGTGTGTCTTACTAGTCATACAGTTTAAATTCCTACAATTATCTACAAGACATCTTCAGTGAATTTACCAAATAGAATTTCACAATTTCATAAATCTATgagtagtaatttttattttaaagaaaatttgttGGTTTTAGAGTCACCAGAGGGATGGTGAttaagagtatctctacgtgatcaaatcagaaatgaggagatccgtagaagaactagagaagctgaagtggcaatgggcggggcacatagctcggagaaccgatggacgttggggtcttaaggtgctggaatggcgaccccgcaccgataaacgcagcgtaggtcggcccccaacgaggtggacagatgacatcaggcgagtagctgggagccgctggaggcaaacGGCCCAGGAttgtgtattgtggaactccctacaaaaaacctatgtcgagcagtagacgtcaattggttgagatgatgaagGTTGCCCgtaagagatcgctacaaagcgataaggccgccttttgtatcctactttttaagtttcctctttgtgtccatttttttttctttttgtggtgtacaaataaatgaacaaaaataatacttttattagaACTTAGTATCTGGTAAAAAAGGGAAGCATCAGTACAGACATGGCAGTAGTGCTTCCCCggaggagctctgtcacaaaaagctctgctactactagaTTTTACGTTTACACTTTTATACTAAAGCTGACATACCTGTGTGGGCGCCTGCGAAGGGTGAAGGGTAGTAAAGCCCTGCTGGCGGCATTGGCTGATAGTGCTGGTaaggcggcggcgcgggcgcaaCTTGAGGTTGCAAGAACGCCGGAGATGTCGCAACTCCGTGCGCAGTCGGCGGTGGGAACCTACTCGAACTCACTGATGACACGGGTATATCTTGCCTATTCGAGTATTGTTGGGAGTCACTTATGTTACTATTATTTGAGCTTGCGTTGTTGCTTGTATTCACTTCTGCAGGCGCTGTTTCGTCAGTTGAATTAACTATTggacaaaataatttttcacttgttaataatttaattgtaaagtaacaaattgacggaccaagcagatggctcacctgatggtaagtggaaaaccgtcgcctactATCAGTGCAACACTTCGCGGGGCATGCAATAAACACGTCCCGCAACATGCCGCCTTGTGTCCGTCAATCTGAGGCGGAGATATTAagcctcatcatcataatcatgtaaacctattaccggcccactacagggcatgggtcccatagtgaaaagggtttaggtcctagcccagtgcggagtggtggactcTACACCCCTTGGAAAACATTATGGCGTACCCCCATGCTTGATGGTTACCTCACAATGTTGCAACGTTTtaagcattataatattattttgcttaaaacgcaaaacCGCAACGCGGAGATTCGAAATTGTTAAGTttcgtgtgcctgtaattacaccggcaaccgcacgcttcagaccagaacacagcaatgctacaatgctgcttagcggcagaaataagcatggtggtagtacttccccggacgagctctgtcacaaaaggttctactactactaaactgGATCAGCGTAGTGTTCTAAGAATGGTAATATATTGCTAGCATTGGAATTAACGAGGATGATGCTGATTTCAGATAATGAaacatattcaatttaaatctaataatagtatttattgtAACTCTTACTTTGTTGTAAAATGTCCAAAAACGTTTGCAATATCTCAGGAGatgcgttatttttattattgtgttttattttgacaGGATTACTTTCTCCAGCCAAAGAAGATAAAGCTTGAATAAGTGATTCATCAAAGCTCTTTTGTTGTGCCGTGACCTAGAATGAAGAGAAAAATAGTATATTAATGTAATATCTGTGTATTTCTGCTAAGGGACCATCCATAAATTACGTCACAAGTTAGGAGGGAGGGAGATTGTCGACAAGGTTTGACATGAAAcaacaaacaattaatttaaagttgtataattggcggcctaatcgctttttagcgatttCGGCCAAGCAACCAAACTGCAAAGGGCATAATAAGTCACAggttaatttaatgaaaataagtcCATGATGGCCGTCGCCACAAAATGGCAATTACAAATTTTCTTATAACTACTTCAAAATGTGAATAACATAGGGCTTGACTGGTAGAATAATGTTCACTAAATAATATTgtcaatgtttatatttttaacccccTGACGCATAAAAAATtaagggttgttataagtttgacgtaccgtaatttaattcatttaataagAATACTTTCGAGGAAATACTTACTGACGCTAACGCTGCTTGATTGAACAAtgtattattggattgattttaaTGGGCTccctgaaatatataaaaaaaaattcattaagaAACGGCTACAtccatttataaatttaataaacatggcAATACACACAGCCTTACAAACTAACGGCGCAAATTAGTAAGCCGTGactgtgtctgtggcatcattTTTCCGAATGAATGAAACTATattgattttggttttatttcaaTGGAAACGGAGTCAGGAggattcttagctatgtttgataaaaatcggtccaagatggccaccgccaTATAATGACGTTTACATAATATTTctccacaactccctcaatatgagtatcaaataaaagggctaaACTGgtctggcagttatattaaacccatatccctaaacagtttctccgtgacatcacttagccgcacgtctttgtaggtaggacTACCACAAGCCACGGCCCAAGCCTTCCTCCAGAGCAGCTCAGTCAGAAAAAAGTAGTCAGTAACAAAATCAAACCAAATcggaaaattataataataaaaacagcaaaattatatacggataaaccgattttctCTTATccattcgggaaatacgatgtgttttgtttatttgtttaaaaggtTTGATGAACATCGGTCCAAGACggtaatttaattcatttaaaaataatacttacggACGCTAACGCTCCATGATTGtacatagtattattggattgaataaaaaaaaaccacaatcAGTACTGAAATGGGATcgtaatttcattaatttaataagaatacTTTCAAGAAAATACTTACTGCATTTGACGGTTCTTCATCAAATatagtattattggattgattttgagGGATTCCCTGAAATATATAgcaaaaaattcatttagaaAACGGATATAtccatttataaatttaattaacatggTCACGGTTGAAACAccctacaaataaaaaaaccacaattattactgaaataggatcgtaatttcattcatttaataagAATACTTTCAAGAAAATACTTACTGCATTGAACGGTTCTTGATcaaatatagtattattattggattgattttgagagattccctgaaatatatagaaaaaaaaatcattttgaaaacaaataatttagaggtctgtggcatcgtatctCCGAATAAAACTTCGTAATTTGAAACGGTATTAATCCGGAGTTTTCTTGGCtgttgatgaaaatcggtccaagatggccaccgccacaaaatgacatttacataatatttcctCACAACTCCctaaatatgggtatcaaataaaagggcttgactatgCTATGGCAGTACTAAACCCATAACCATTTTCTAAAACAGatttcgaataagtaaacgtagtttAAGTGTCTAATGCCGGTTTTCCCTAAcgacaaacaaggcaatgcctaggtAAGTAACAACGAAGATTCTTTAGCATACATTCACCTTACAAATCGTTTTCTCGAGGCCAATCATACTACTgactatttttatcaaatttttcaTTACTCTTGTGGATCACCTGTCTTGTGTCAGTTTAAATAATCGATTTTCACTGGGTATCTCAAATaatctaacttgtctatgattctggtcacaaggtgtggtatttagtgtttgtattgtcatattttaaattttttttttcatctgtcaagtgtcagtttacgagtttcCCAAAACATTACACACCGCCCGGCGAATCGGAGTCGTATGCtagttttcaattttttttttgcattgcacATTACTGAATTAATTGGTGTCAATCAATTGAAACCAATCAATCAAATGTTATCAATCTTCATAATCTTGTAAGTCATATAACCTCAATTTGTCATGAATTGGTCTTTATTTTATACAGtctaataaaaagtttatttatttttgcattataaCTCCTATAGGTACGCAATAGTATCAACTTGCAGTATGTGGCACAGAAGTTAAACGGAGCAGGGAGTCGATTTTGAGTTTGTAACCAAAATCGGTTATAAGCGACGATAGGCAAGCaagtagtggcgtgcatatgcaCGTCCTATGTCCTATGTCCTTGATGTACCTCTTGATGTAGTAAGAGTTTTCTCCAACCTATAATAGAATTAGTAAAGTGCTTATTAAGtagaaataacaataataactttAGCAttctgaataataataaagcaatgTGAAGTATGTTACCTCTACATTTTCTTCAACGAACTTTTGAACCAAATCAGTGCTGATTAGTGACTTCAATATTTCTTTCAAGTTCTGGTACTcctcaatcttttttttataatcaagaGTCCCATATTCCTCCTCTTCATTAATAGcttctaattgtttttttatcgcATCGATCCTAAAAAAGATTTTgtccaataaaattaatttcaattttcattgccttttgataaatatttaaaggcaATGAAATTTGacatcaaacaaaaataaatggttGTTGTATAGGCGGttctattttatgaataatatttcatCAAACGTTAACATACAGTCACATTCACTCAGTTTCTGTGATTTACTTAAAAGGTTATGATTTAATATGCTTTTAAGAAATCACCTTTAAGGTAACCAAATTTAAAAGAAACTAGACCAATTATCGGCATTTTAGAAATTAGGTCAGTAGTCATAAGAATTGATTGGCGTTAACGATGTTATTGTTGTTTCTATGATTCTTAAAcgatttacaaaaaaagaagGAGGTTCTCGATtcgcttgtattttttttattgcatcgATTTTCAACCATACCCGTTATACATACGCTGACATTCGCGCGAGTGTTATtcaaataactataatattatgagatATAACATGAGATAGAGAtctatattttacataattttgcctgttattttaaactatactTGATAGATTGAAATTGTTGgtctcattttataaatttccgtTATTATTCGCAAACAATTAATTGTTCATTGTAGATTTCGAGAGCATTCAAATATGTGAGATAGaagaaaaacacaataatattCAAACCTTAGTTCCCTTTGCACACAATTTTCACACAGCTGGTCTGCAATTGTTTCATCCTCTCCCTTTTTCATTTTGATTCgcactgaaaaataaaatatgataggAAAGCAATGGCatagaatactttatttacacaaacaaacaaaaaattcaattcattgtaactataaaaatcataaaataatgttaatgtatAATGACGAGCAAGGCATGAGTTGCCTAAATTAACGCAGATAAATAACCAAAGCAGATTTCTAGgcataaatttatctttcaccaAACGATTTTCACTCGGCAACACACATagcctaacttgtctatgatccTTGTCACAAGGTGTGGTAAGTGGtatttagtttttgtattttcatatttttccctttattagaaaaacctgaatttatatttcttttcacctgttactgtgtgtgtgtgttacttTACGAGTTCGCCGCCGAaacggtgtcgtaactttactTGGCGCCTCACACCGTTAATCATCaactaagagttggtgaatCGTTTTATTTTCTCAACGCATCCGATTTAAGCATTTCCTAGTTTTAGTGTACACGGGCATTAATGATCTTTAATAGCAAATAACTTTTAGCCTATTTCGGCTAGCTTCTGGCCAAGTAAGCAAATAAtaatgtcaaattcaaatttaaaattcaaattcaaaagtaaaaatttgcaatttatttaagttgtaCGAGGAAAGCATCATGGGGATTCTCATGGAGACTTAGGGCCGCCGTACACGGACTGCTCGAGCAGTTAGCGGCTGAGTGAAATACACGGACCGCTCGAGCGGTCGGCGTCGACTGCTTGAGCTGTCGGTTGTTGACTGCTCGAGCTACGACtcaactgctcgagcagttgaTTTTCTACCACAGTCGAGTCATGGATTCTGACGAGGAAGCACTGCTTTTGCTGCTCCTGCTCAGGCGG
The sequence above is a segment of the Pararge aegeria chromosome Z, ilParAegt1.1, whole genome shotgun sequence genome. Coding sequences within it:
- the LOC120636630 gene encoding uncharacterized protein LOC120636630, coding for MSSRTGPNGCQPPLPGQSASTCENEDVTNTENVEKEKDFCRDFIWGQCNKGAQCKYRHELVFEVMKKTLKFCHDFQNSAGCSRELCTYLHATKEEQSLFKSTGQLPRVLAERHANMSAAAAETIPQIALYIQESYAGPPPPPPPPPLPAVSAPASVAPAAAFPRPPVVSVAPIAPRPVMPIGQPPLPPPPPPPPTVPTTSVRQQAPVFTAPPPTAPFTMAHPPPSIPVYDSSKPPPPIMPAHAQIKSSEPTKRKASNDDSNVRIKMKKGEDETIADQLCENCVQRELRIDAIKKQLEAINEEEEYGTLDYKKKIEEYQNLKEILKSLISTDLVQKFVEENVEVGENSYYIKRYIKDIGHRTCICTPLLACLSSLITDFGYKLKIDSLLRLTSVPHTGISQNQSNNNTIFDQEPFNAGVSTVTMLIKFINGYIRFLNEFFAIYFRESLKINPIILYLMKNRQMQEPIKINPIIHCSIKQRYLVTAQQKSFDESLIQALSSLAGESNPVKIKHNNKNNASPEILQTFLDILQQINSTDETAPAEVNTSNNASSNNSNISDSQQYSNRQDIPVSSVSSSRFPPPTAHGVATSPAFLQPQVAPAPPPYQHYQPMPPAGLYYPSPFAGAHTAGMQMAQDSQAMRAHVPLVMPPAPPPPVSFAPTAAPAPPPVHQPSHYAMERYPPPYYPRHQ